One part of the Schistocerca piceifrons isolate TAMUIC-IGC-003096 chromosome 2, iqSchPice1.1, whole genome shotgun sequence genome encodes these proteins:
- the LOC124775907 gene encoding uncharacterized protein LOC124775907, with the protein MATDMFRYMFACAGGKEEGYQQQQRVQQLFQPAGQQLDALSDGCHTPSPGSQRSVTPGCEAAAATPGPDLLPRYTALMPPLHLAYRESVEEFIAPDLHPLVLRYGEQQQPAPAAVKQELCKVEQLRYAVQQPLNLNRAFDRLRTHLPSLGNDRQLSKYETLQMAQTYITALYDLLQ; encoded by the exons ATGGCGACAGACATGTTCCGGTACATGTTCGCTTGCGCTGGCGGCAAGGAGGAGGGCTACCAACAGCAGCAGAGGGTGCAGCAGCTGTTCCAGCCGGCGGGCCAGCAGCTGGACGCGCTGTCGGACGGCTGCCACACGCCGAGCCCAGGCAGCCAGCGGTCCGTCACCCCCGGCTGCGAGGCCGCCGCGGCAACCCCGGGTCCCGACCTGCTGCCGCGGTACACCGCCCTCATGCCGCCACTGCACCTCGCCTACAG GGAATCAGTGGAGGAGTTCATCGCACCAGACCTGCACCCACTGGTGCTGCGCTACGGCGAGCAGCAACAGCCGGCGCCTGCTGCGGTGAAGCAGGAGCTGTGCAAGGTGGAGCAACTGAGGTACGCCGTGCAGCAGCCGCTG AACCTCAACAGGGCGTTCGACCGGCTACGCACGCACCTGCCCTCGCTCGGCAACGACCGGCAGCTCTCCAAGTACGAGACGTTGCAGATGGCGCAGACCTACATCACCGCCCTCTACGACCTCTTGCAGTAG